One region of Acidimicrobiia bacterium genomic DNA includes:
- a CDS encoding DUF2237 domain-containing protein, with amino-acid sequence MAKNVLGTELAECSADPLTGWLRDGCCNTDAQDHGVHTVCVVVTEEFLDFSRSVGNDLSTPQPHFPGLEPGDRWCLCASRWVEAMGAGVAPRVVLEATHARTLEWASLGDLEALRA; translated from the coding sequence ATGGCGAAGAACGTCCTCGGAACCGAGTTGGCCGAGTGCTCGGCCGACCCGCTCACCGGGTGGCTTCGCGACGGGTGCTGCAACACGGACGCCCAGGACCACGGCGTCCACACGGTGTGCGTCGTCGTCACGGAGGAGTTCCTCGACTTCTCCAGGTCGGTCGGCAACGACCTGTCGACGCCGCAACCCCACTTCCCCGGCCTGGAGCCGGGGGACCGCTGGTGCCTGTGTGCGTCTCGGTGGGTCGAGGCGATGGGGGCCGGCGTCGCGCCCAGGGTGGTGCTCGAGGCGACGCACGCCCGCACGCTCGAGTGGGCATCGTTGGGAGATCTCGAGGCGCTTCGAGCCTGA
- a CDS encoding nitroreductase/quinone reductase family protein, with the protein MEAVREGVVMGNALMRAGTTLHASLIKSTGKFGGGGDDGSLLVLSHRGAMSGRVRHTPLSFLNVDNGYVVVASMGGAPQHPGWYHNLKANPDTVVNVAGADVAVRARETSHEERDRLWERLTSRDRRWANYQSKTSRTLPVLVLERR; encoded by the coding sequence TTGGAGGCCGTTAGAGAGGGTGTGGTCATGGGAAATGCGTTGATGCGAGCCGGCACGACCCTCCACGCAAGCCTCATCAAGTCGACCGGCAAGTTCGGCGGAGGCGGCGACGACGGATCGCTCCTCGTGCTCAGCCACCGAGGTGCCATGTCGGGACGGGTGCGGCACACCCCGCTCAGTTTCCTCAACGTCGACAACGGGTACGTCGTCGTCGCCTCGATGGGCGGCGCCCCACAGCACCCCGGGTGGTACCACAACCTCAAGGCGAATCCCGACACCGTCGTCAACGTCGCAGGCGCAGACGTCGCGGTCAGAGCCCGCGAGACGTCCCACGAAGAGCGCGATCGCCTGTGGGAGCGTCTCACGTCTCGGGACCGACGCTGGGCCAACTACCAGTCGAAGACCTCCCGAACGCTCCCCGTCCTGGTTCTAGAGCGACGCTGA